A single region of the Plantactinospora soyae genome encodes:
- a CDS encoding DUF4177 domain-containing protein, protein MQKWEYATVPLLVHATKQILDNWGEDGWELVAVVPGPNPEQLVAYLKRAKS, encoded by the coding sequence ATGCAGAAGTGGGAGTACGCCACGGTGCCGCTGCTCGTGCACGCCACCAAGCAGATTCTCGACAACTGGGGCGAGGACGGCTGGGAACTCGTGGCAGTCGTGCCCGGCCCCAACCCGGAACAGCTCGTCGCGTACCTCAAGCGGGCCAAGTCGTGA
- a CDS encoding sigma-70 family RNA polymerase sigma factor, whose protein sequence is MLAKRAALVRVATLLLSGDLAKAEDAVQTGLVRLYLAWPRVRPETLEAYARRCVVNAAMDDRRSLFRRRERVQAQLPDVAAAEAAYGDEKATAALLATLPARMRAAVVLRYVEDLSVAETADAMGCSEGTVKSQSARGLEHLRAVFPQHEHNFV, encoded by the coding sequence GTGCTGGCCAAACGTGCCGCGCTCGTGCGTGTGGCGACTCTGCTGCTGTCAGGTGACTTGGCCAAGGCTGAGGACGCGGTGCAGACGGGGCTGGTTCGTCTGTACCTCGCTTGGCCGCGGGTTCGCCCTGAAACGCTGGAGGCCTACGCACGCCGCTGCGTGGTGAACGCGGCGATGGATGACCGCCGGAGTCTGTTCCGCCGCCGCGAGCGGGTCCAGGCGCAGCTGCCGGATGTCGCCGCCGCCGAGGCAGCGTACGGGGACGAGAAGGCGACGGCGGCGTTGCTGGCCACTTTGCCGGCCCGCATGCGGGCAGCGGTTGTGCTGCGTTACGTCGAGGACCTCAGCGTCGCCGAAACCGCAGACGCGATGGGTTGCAGCGAGGGCACGGTGAAGAGCCAGAGCGCTCGTGGCTTGGAGCATCTGCGTGCGGTCTTTCCACAGCACGAGCACAACTTCGTTTGA
- a CDS encoding ArsA family ATPase, with translation MRPDHPVPQLDIDQILADPGVRIVVCCGAGGVGKTTTAAALALRAAERHGRRTVVLTIDPARRLAQSLGLTELDNTPRQVKGIDVEASGGQLHAMMLDMKRTFDDVVLAHTDPAKAAEIFANPFYQAMSSTFAGTQEYMAMEKLGQLHSRGEWDLIVVDTPPSRSALDFLDAPARLSRFLDGRMLRLLLAPARSGGRSMFSLVTASFGMFSRVVQKVLGAQLLTDLSGFVAALDSMFGGFRQRAEQTYRVLQARETAFLLVAVPEPDAVREAAYFAGRLSRERMPLAGLVLNRVHRPAVETPTAADSLAAADRLEELGGHEATVEALRAHAALTQQAARERRVARVFTDAFPSVPTVAVTAQPADVHDVDGLRTIGAAISQP, from the coding sequence GTGCGTCCCGATCACCCAGTGCCGCAGCTGGACATCGACCAGATCCTCGCCGATCCCGGCGTCCGGATCGTGGTCTGCTGTGGCGCGGGCGGGGTGGGCAAGACCACCACCGCCGCCGCGCTGGCTCTCCGGGCCGCCGAGCGGCACGGCCGGCGTACGGTGGTGCTCACCATCGACCCGGCCCGACGGCTGGCCCAGTCGCTCGGCCTGACCGAGCTGGACAACACTCCTCGGCAGGTCAAGGGGATCGACGTCGAGGCAAGCGGTGGCCAACTGCACGCGATGATGCTGGACATGAAGCGGACCTTCGACGACGTGGTGCTCGCGCACACCGATCCGGCGAAGGCGGCGGAGATCTTCGCGAACCCGTTCTACCAGGCGATGAGTTCGACCTTCGCCGGTACGCAGGAATACATGGCGATGGAGAAGCTGGGTCAGCTGCACTCCCGTGGCGAGTGGGACCTGATCGTGGTCGACACCCCGCCGTCCCGGTCCGCGCTCGACTTCCTCGACGCGCCGGCCCGGCTGTCCCGGTTCCTCGACGGTCGGATGCTGCGATTGCTGCTGGCCCCGGCCCGCAGCGGCGGCCGGAGCATGTTCAGCCTGGTGACGGCCTCGTTCGGAATGTTCTCCCGGGTGGTGCAGAAGGTGCTCGGCGCCCAGTTGCTCACTGACCTGTCCGGCTTCGTAGCGGCGCTCGACTCGATGTTCGGCGGCTTCCGGCAGCGCGCCGAGCAGACGTACCGGGTGCTACAGGCGCGGGAGACGGCCTTCCTCCTGGTCGCGGTGCCGGAGCCGGACGCGGTCCGGGAGGCCGCCTACTTCGCCGGCCGGCTGAGCCGGGAGCGCATGCCGCTCGCCGGTCTGGTGCTCAACCGGGTGCATCGGCCGGCGGTCGAGACACCCACCGCGGCCGACAGTCTCGCCGCCGCCGACCGGCTCGAAGAGCTGGGTGGTCACGAGGCGACGGTCGAGGCCCTGCGTGCCCACGCGGCCCTGACCCAGCAGGCCGCGCGGGAGCGCCGGGTGGCCCGGGTCTTCACCGACGCCTTCCCCTCGGTGCCGACGGTCGCGGTCACGGCTCAGCCCGCCGACGTTCACGACGTCGACGGGCTGCGCACGATAGGTGCCGCGATCAGCCAGCCGTGA
- a CDS encoding transglycosylase domain-containing protein, producing the protein MRKRDHNVFTNAASLLICGLLAGVVVAAAAFPAVAMSGLAAKAGSETFDKLPTELTVKKAPQISYMYASDGKTPLATMYDENRRDVALKDVAPTVGKALIAAEDKRFYEHNGVDMNGVARAFVANNQAGVTTQGASTLTMQYVRLTIAYSATHPQDVVAATEDTSARKLREMRYALQLDADLSKDEILEGYLNIAPFGNGAYGIFAASQVYFGKLPKNLKLDEAAMLAGMVKAPSDNDPTTKSGYPAAVERRNWVLDQMVETKAITPEEATAAKAVKLTVKDKRTPNGCVATNKNDWGFFCDFFYRWWMQQETFGPTQYDRERRLKSGGYSIVTTLDAKTQKAAKDAIERNVKTGKKEAMMLAAVEPGSGRVRALAVNRNYKLDDPKKPANKISTNPAKKRKNIRGTYPNTTNPLLTGGGDITGYQAGSTFKIFTIVAALENGYPLHHTINAKEVAQTKYIVEYGSPAACGGTNKYCPQNANKSMAGPSNMWTAFGRSVNTYFVPLQERVGAAKVVDAAKRMGITFRASNDARFASNKQYANQWGAFTLGVSQTTPLELANAYATLAADGKYCEPIPVQQIRDQDGNKLDIANPRCEQRIKTEVARAAVDAARCPVGDDSSTSRCTSGTAQNVRGIVGKPVAGKSGTTDSEKSASLVVMTKQLAMAGILADPDWAETTQNMGHDVRGGVNPPVYQALRDAMKGKKSIQFTPPSGKIIEGDQKSIPDVKCLALQTALSRINGAGFDAEKGGEVDSSCPKGTAAGTSPDGRTIKGGPVVVDVSNGKGAGGNPPPRR; encoded by the coding sequence ATGCGGAAGCGTGACCACAATGTCTTCACCAACGCCGCGTCGCTGCTGATCTGTGGCCTGCTGGCCGGCGTGGTGGTCGCGGCCGCCGCCTTCCCCGCAGTGGCGATGTCCGGACTGGCAGCGAAGGCCGGCTCGGAGACGTTCGACAAACTACCCACCGAACTGACCGTCAAGAAGGCGCCGCAGATCAGCTACATGTACGCGTCGGACGGTAAGACACCGCTGGCGACCATGTACGACGAGAACCGCCGCGACGTGGCACTGAAGGATGTCGCACCGACCGTCGGCAAGGCCCTGATCGCCGCCGAGGACAAGCGCTTCTACGAACACAACGGCGTCGACATGAACGGTGTCGCCCGGGCGTTCGTGGCGAACAACCAGGCGGGCGTCACCACTCAGGGTGCCTCGACGTTGACGATGCAGTACGTCCGGCTCACCATCGCCTACTCGGCGACCCACCCGCAGGACGTCGTCGCCGCCACCGAGGACACCAGCGCCCGGAAGCTCCGCGAAATGCGGTACGCCCTGCAACTGGACGCCGACCTGTCCAAGGACGAGATCCTGGAGGGCTACCTCAACATCGCCCCGTTCGGCAACGGCGCGTACGGCATCTTCGCGGCCAGCCAGGTCTACTTCGGCAAGCTTCCGAAGAACCTGAAGCTCGACGAGGCCGCGATGCTCGCGGGCATGGTGAAGGCGCCCTCGGACAACGACCCGACCACCAAGAGCGGTTACCCGGCCGCCGTCGAGCGGCGCAACTGGGTGCTCGACCAGATGGTGGAGACGAAGGCGATCACGCCGGAGGAGGCCACCGCGGCCAAGGCGGTCAAGCTGACGGTCAAGGACAAGCGCACCCCCAACGGCTGCGTCGCCACCAACAAGAACGACTGGGGCTTCTTCTGCGACTTCTTCTACCGCTGGTGGATGCAGCAGGAGACGTTCGGCCCCACCCAGTACGACCGGGAGCGCCGGCTCAAGAGCGGCGGCTACAGCATCGTCACCACCCTCGACGCGAAGACGCAGAAGGCGGCCAAGGACGCCATCGAGCGCAACGTCAAGACGGGCAAGAAGGAAGCGATGATGCTGGCGGCGGTCGAGCCCGGCAGCGGACGCGTCCGCGCCCTGGCCGTCAACCGGAACTACAAGCTGGACGACCCGAAGAAACCAGCGAACAAGATCTCCACAAACCCGGCCAAGAAGAGAAAGAACATCCGGGGCACGTACCCGAACACCACCAACCCGCTGCTGACCGGTGGCGGCGACATCACCGGCTACCAGGCCGGCTCGACGTTCAAGATCTTCACGATCGTGGCGGCCCTGGAGAACGGCTACCCGCTGCACCACACGATCAATGCCAAAGAGGTCGCCCAGACGAAGTACATCGTCGAGTACGGCTCTCCGGCCGCCTGCGGGGGCACCAACAAGTACTGCCCGCAGAACGCCAACAAGAGCATGGCCGGGCCGTCGAACATGTGGACCGCCTTCGGCAGGTCGGTGAACACCTACTTCGTGCCCCTGCAGGAGCGGGTCGGCGCGGCCAAGGTCGTCGACGCGGCGAAGCGGATGGGCATCACCTTCCGGGCCAGCAACGACGCCCGGTTCGCCTCCAACAAGCAGTACGCCAACCAGTGGGGCGCGTTCACCCTGGGTGTCTCCCAGACGACGCCGCTGGAGCTGGCCAACGCGTACGCCACGCTGGCCGCGGACGGCAAGTACTGCGAGCCGATTCCGGTGCAGCAGATCCGCGACCAGGACGGCAACAAGCTCGACATCGCCAACCCGCGCTGCGAGCAACGGATCAAGACCGAGGTGGCCCGGGCCGCCGTGGACGCCGCCCGCTGCCCGGTCGGTGACGATTCCTCCACGTCCCGTTGCACCAGCGGCACCGCGCAGAACGTCCGTGGCATCGTCGGAAAGCCGGTGGCCGGCAAGAGCGGTACGACCGACTCGGAGAAGAGCGCCTCGCTGGTCGTGATGACCAAGCAACTCGCGATGGCCGGCATCCTCGCCGATCCGGACTGGGCCGAGACCACCCAGAACATGGGGCACGACGTGCGGGGTGGCGTCAATCCCCCGGTCTACCAGGCGCTGCGGGACGCCATGAAGGGCAAGAAGTCGATCCAGTTCACGCCGCCCTCCGGCAAGATCATCGAGGGCGACCAGAAGAGCATCCCGGACGTCAAGTGCCTGGCGCTCCAGACGGCCCTGTCCCGGATCAACGGCGCCGGCTTCGACGCCGAGAAGGGCGGCGAGGTCGACTCCAGCTGCCCGAAGGGTACGGCGGCCGGCACCAGCCCGGACGGTCGGACGATCAAGGGCGGTCCGGTGGTCGTCGACGTCAGCAACGGCAAGGGAGCGGGCGGCAACCCGCCACCGAGGCGCTGA
- a CDS encoding metallophosphoesterase — protein sequence MRKRTVFQLAAGTVVAGGAALAYASLIERNMFTLRRYDVPVLATDAEPLRILHLSDLHMMPDQRRKQAWVASLAATDPDLVVVTGDNLAHPEAVPGALRALQPMLDYPGAFVFGSNDYRGPVWKNPLSYLLPEREYVQGVDLPFEDLREVLVGAGWADLNNARTTIKSGGRLIELVGVDDPHIERDDYSSVAGKIGERTDLAIGLTHSPEPRVLDEMAADGFELLLAGHTHGGQVRVPFVGALTTNCDLPRSMARGLHRWPDSDAWLHVSAGLGTHPTAPVRFACRPEASLLTLIPR from the coding sequence ATGCGAAAGCGCACAGTATTCCAGCTGGCCGCCGGGACCGTCGTGGCCGGCGGCGCCGCCTTGGCGTACGCCTCGCTCATCGAGCGAAACATGTTCACCCTGCGCCGGTACGACGTACCCGTGCTGGCCACCGATGCCGAACCGCTGCGCATCCTGCACCTGTCGGACCTGCACATGATGCCCGACCAGCGCCGCAAACAGGCCTGGGTAGCCTCACTCGCCGCCACCGACCCCGACCTGGTCGTGGTGACCGGGGACAACCTCGCCCATCCCGAGGCGGTACCCGGTGCGCTGCGGGCCCTGCAACCGATGCTCGACTATCCGGGCGCGTTCGTGTTCGGCTCCAACGACTACCGGGGACCGGTCTGGAAGAACCCGCTCAGCTACCTGCTGCCGGAGCGCGAGTACGTACAGGGCGTCGACCTGCCGTTCGAGGATCTGCGCGAGGTGCTGGTCGGCGCCGGCTGGGCGGACCTGAACAACGCCCGTACGACGATCAAGTCCGGTGGGCGGCTGATCGAGCTGGTCGGCGTGGACGACCCGCACATCGAACGCGACGACTACTCCTCGGTCGCCGGGAAGATCGGGGAGCGGACCGACCTCGCCATCGGGCTCACCCACTCGCCCGAGCCCCGGGTGCTGGACGAGATGGCGGCCGACGGCTTCGAGTTGCTGCTCGCCGGACACACCCACGGCGGGCAGGTACGCGTCCCGTTCGTCGGCGCCCTGACGACCAACTGCGACCTGCCCCGGTCCATGGCACGCGGGCTGCACCGCTGGCCCGACTCGGACGCCTGGCTGCACGTCTCCGCCGGCCTCGGCACCCATCCCACCGCCCCGGTCCGGTTCGCCTGCCGGCCCGAGGCATCGCTGCTGACGCTCATCCCCCGCTGA
- a CDS encoding GatB/YqeY domain-containing protein, giving the protein MGTLKDLLTSDMRTALKARDELTTSTLRMALAAIGNAEVAGKAKRELSDQEVLAVLTKEEKKRREAAAAFGDAGRAEQAARERAEGAVLDRYLPKQLPDDELADLVAGALSAGGFTDRGQMGPAMKAAQAAVAGRAEGGRVAAEVRRQLGAG; this is encoded by the coding sequence ATGGGCACCTTGAAGGACCTCCTGACCTCAGACATGCGCACCGCGCTGAAGGCTCGTGACGAGTTGACCACCTCGACGCTGCGGATGGCGCTGGCGGCGATCGGTAACGCCGAGGTCGCTGGCAAGGCGAAGCGGGAACTCTCCGACCAGGAGGTGCTGGCGGTGCTCACCAAGGAGGAGAAGAAGCGCCGGGAGGCGGCGGCCGCGTTCGGTGACGCCGGCCGGGCGGAGCAGGCGGCCCGGGAGCGGGCCGAGGGTGCGGTGCTGGACCGGTACCTGCCGAAGCAGCTCCCCGACGACGAACTGGCCGATCTGGTCGCGGGGGCGCTGTCCGCCGGTGGGTTCACCGACCGGGGACAGATGGGCCCGGCGATGAAGGCGGCACAGGCCGCGGTGGCCGGCCGGGCCGAGGGTGGCCGGGTGGCCGCCGAGGTACGCCGCCAGCTCGGCGCCGGATAG
- a CDS encoding TetR/AcrR family transcriptional regulator, whose product MAEGLRERKKRQTRQRLSAVATRLFVERGFAQVTIAEVAAAADVSVNTVYNYFEAKEDLVLPPDEASPARIADIVRRRTPGQSAAGALLSQLRDEVRRRDRKLGLTEGFAPVLEMMRAAPTLSARLEELGRQMTDRLTALLVEETGAGQDDPLPRAIAWQLGCLHSLVFAEIGRRTTAGEGPEAIAEAALALLDVVESLLSEQVLSYAVRKG is encoded by the coding sequence GTGGCAGAAGGGCTTCGGGAGCGGAAGAAGCGGCAGACGCGGCAGCGCCTCTCGGCGGTGGCCACCCGGCTGTTCGTGGAGCGCGGCTTCGCGCAGGTGACGATCGCGGAGGTCGCCGCAGCGGCGGACGTGTCAGTGAACACCGTCTACAACTACTTCGAGGCCAAGGAGGACCTCGTCCTACCGCCGGACGAGGCGTCTCCGGCGCGGATCGCCGACATCGTGCGGCGACGCACCCCCGGCCAGTCTGCCGCCGGGGCGCTGTTGAGCCAGCTTCGTGACGAGGTGCGTCGCCGAGATCGCAAACTTGGGTTGACCGAGGGCTTCGCTCCCGTCCTGGAGATGATGCGGGCCGCCCCCACGCTCAGCGCTCGGCTGGAAGAACTCGGACGCCAGATGACCGATCGGCTCACGGCCCTACTCGTCGAGGAAACCGGGGCAGGTCAGGATGATCCGCTGCCTCGCGCCATCGCCTGGCAACTCGGCTGCCTGCACTCGCTGGTCTTCGCCGAGATCGGCAGACGCACCACGGCGGGCGAGGGCCCCGAAGCCATCGCCGAGGCGGCCCTGGCCCTGCTCGACGTTGTCGAAAGCCTGCTCAGCGAGCAGGTTCTCAGCTATGCCGTACGGAAGGGCTGA
- a CDS encoding WhiB family transcriptional regulator produces the protein MGMITDWPTLAACQNGDPDALFVQGAEQNVAKRICRSCPVRYECLADALDNRIEFGVWGGMTERERRALLRRHPQVASWRKMFEAAMKNKDKVLVTAG, from the coding sequence ATGGGCATGATCACAGACTGGCCCACATTGGCGGCGTGTCAGAACGGGGATCCTGACGCGCTGTTCGTACAGGGCGCCGAACAGAACGTGGCGAAGCGGATCTGCCGCAGCTGCCCCGTGCGCTACGAGTGCCTGGCCGACGCGCTCGACAACCGCATCGAGTTCGGGGTGTGGGGTGGCATGACCGAGCGGGAACGCCGGGCCCTGCTGCGTCGACACCCGCAGGTGGCGAGCTGGCGGAAGATGTTCGAGGCGGCCATGAAGAACAAGGACAAGGTCCTCGTCACGGCTGGCTGA
- a CDS encoding Rv0361 family membrane protein produces the protein MTQPPDGDEAPRRPGERPDATADTDPAPEAVAAADDPATPDTAAAADTPTTPSTLGAMEAPATSNTAAAAGTPTTPVADPGIEDGRDAEQSTVSVDRAAPPEPSTSPWAAPTATGDATAPVPPAPPTDETTPLGQPGWPPAGQFPPGTLPVPPGTVPAGPVAVPKKRRGLLFAAIALAATLLLCVGGGVSAYLLLRNADRGEGAAEPAAAVEGFLEAVYTHRDPGRVASLTCPAARDEDKIAAKVEELADQLKAYDTPRFRWTEPRVDEQDAERALVSTTLTMATGDERTIDQRLGFIVVEENGWWVCDVV, from the coding sequence ATGACGCAACCACCCGACGGCGACGAGGCCCCCCGCCGCCCAGGTGAGCGCCCCGACGCGACAGCGGACACCGACCCGGCGCCGGAAGCCGTCGCGGCAGCGGACGATCCAGCCACGCCGGACACGGCTGCGGCAGCCGACACGCCGACCACGCCCAGCACGCTCGGCGCAATGGAAGCTCCGGCCACGTCCAACACGGCTGCGGCAGCCGGGACACCGACGACACCGGTGGCCGATCCGGGCATCGAGGACGGACGGGACGCCGAGCAGTCGACGGTGTCCGTCGACCGGGCGGCGCCGCCGGAGCCGTCGACCTCGCCATGGGCCGCGCCGACGGCGACCGGCGACGCCACCGCGCCCGTTCCCCCGGCTCCGCCGACCGACGAGACCACGCCGCTGGGCCAGCCTGGCTGGCCGCCGGCCGGGCAGTTTCCCCCGGGTACGTTGCCGGTTCCCCCGGGTACGGTGCCGGCCGGGCCGGTCGCGGTGCCGAAGAAGCGTCGCGGCCTGCTCTTCGCGGCGATAGCGCTGGCGGCGACGCTGCTGCTCTGCGTCGGCGGCGGAGTTTCCGCCTACCTGCTGCTGCGCAACGCCGACCGGGGTGAGGGCGCCGCCGAGCCTGCCGCCGCCGTGGAGGGCTTCCTGGAGGCGGTCTACACGCACCGGGACCCCGGCCGGGTGGCCAGCCTGACCTGCCCGGCGGCCCGCGACGAGGACAAGATCGCCGCGAAGGTCGAGGAGCTGGCGGATCAGCTGAAGGCGTACGACACGCCCCGGTTCCGGTGGACCGAACCCAGGGTCGACGAGCAGGACGCCGAGCGGGCCCTCGTGTCGACCACGCTCACCATGGCGACCGGCGACGAGCGGACGATCGACCAGCGGCTGGGGTTCATCGTGGTCGAGGAGAACGGCTGGTGGGTCTGCGACGTGGTCTGA
- a CDS encoding DUF6204 family protein codes for MFRVVISGKFIGLDDTGRAAVLAANGAGFTEAGRFTHDASVSAFTFRCQVPVDPDDGEHEATQRAIRALDAYGLPYHPIRIAATDMREIKIRQKGRWR; via the coding sequence ATGTTTCGAGTGGTGATCTCGGGAAAATTCATTGGCTTGGACGACACCGGCAGAGCCGCCGTGTTGGCGGCGAACGGCGCTGGCTTCACCGAGGCTGGCAGGTTCACCCATGACGCGAGTGTTTCGGCATTCACCTTCCGCTGTCAGGTGCCGGTGGACCCGGATGATGGCGAACACGAGGCCACCCAGCGGGCGATCAGGGCGCTGGATGCGTACGGCCTTCCCTACCACCCGATCCGTATCGCGGCGACGGATATGCGTGAGATCAAGATTCGCCAGAAGGGCCGATGGAGGTAG
- a CDS encoding GNAT family N-acetyltransferase, producing the protein MSDVRTEEVAPDDWPAWRDIRLRSLSQDPAAFGSTHEREAVFDEETWRSRIDGTSGPGILAYADAVPVGMGAGWLYEPGRLMVVAMWTEPDWRGRGVGRQVLDHVVGWAVERALVVDLWVAEANPGARRLYERYGFRPDGQTAPIREGSDLLMSRLVIAS; encoded by the coding sequence ATGAGTGACGTCCGGACCGAGGAGGTCGCGCCCGATGACTGGCCGGCGTGGCGCGACATCCGGCTGCGCTCGCTGTCGCAGGACCCGGCGGCGTTCGGGTCGACCCACGAACGCGAGGCCGTCTTCGACGAGGAGACCTGGCGCTCGCGGATCGACGGCACGAGCGGACCGGGCATCCTCGCGTACGCGGACGCCGTACCGGTCGGAATGGGTGCGGGCTGGCTCTACGAGCCGGGCCGGCTCATGGTGGTGGCGATGTGGACCGAGCCGGACTGGCGTGGGCGTGGGGTGGGTCGGCAGGTCCTCGACCACGTGGTCGGCTGGGCCGTCGAGCGGGCACTCGTGGTCGATCTCTGGGTCGCCGAGGCCAATCCCGGAGCACGGCGACTCTACGAGCGGTACGGCTTCCGGCCCGACGGTCAGACCGCGCCGATCCGCGAGGGCAGCGACCTGCTCATGAGCCGGCTCGTCATCGCCTCCTGA
- a CDS encoding ArsA-related P-loop ATPase, which translates to MRAGEESDDRADAERVSARWPARLHVVTGKGGTGKTTVAAALALALASGGRRTLLVEVESRQGIAQLFGTDPLPYEERPIATARRGGEVRALAVDSEEALLEYLDMFYKLGAAGRALRKLGAIDFATTIAPGLRDVLLTGKVKEATTRTADKRRVYDAVVLDAPPTGRIGRFLNVTAETARLAKVGPIKTQSEGVAALLRSPITAVHVVTLLEEMPVQETIDAIADLTKLRIPVGRLILNATRPALLAGKVTQAELRRGLAAAGLPTDRATVAGLHSEARDQLIRRNLEETLRAELVELGLPLVELPLLTEGVDRVGLDMIADTLLDAPT; encoded by the coding sequence GTGCGAGCGGGCGAGGAGTCGGACGACCGGGCGGACGCCGAACGGGTCAGCGCCCGTTGGCCCGCCCGGCTCCACGTGGTCACGGGTAAGGGCGGAACCGGCAAGACGACGGTAGCCGCCGCGCTGGCGTTGGCGCTGGCCAGCGGCGGGCGCCGTACCCTGCTGGTCGAGGTGGAGAGCCGGCAGGGCATCGCCCAGCTCTTCGGCACCGACCCGCTGCCGTACGAGGAACGACCGATCGCCACCGCCCGGCGCGGCGGTGAGGTCCGAGCCCTGGCGGTCGACTCCGAGGAGGCCCTCCTCGAATACCTGGACATGTTCTACAAGCTCGGCGCCGCGGGGCGGGCACTGCGCAAGCTCGGTGCGATCGACTTCGCCACCACCATCGCGCCCGGCCTGCGGGACGTACTGCTCACCGGCAAGGTCAAGGAGGCCACCACCCGGACCGCCGACAAGCGCCGGGTGTACGACGCGGTGGTGCTCGACGCCCCGCCGACGGGCCGGATCGGCCGGTTCCTGAACGTCACCGCCGAAACGGCCCGGTTGGCCAAGGTCGGCCCGATCAAGACCCAGAGCGAGGGTGTCGCGGCGCTGCTGCGCTCGCCGATCACCGCCGTCCACGTGGTCACCCTGCTGGAGGAGATGCCGGTCCAGGAGACGATCGACGCGATCGCCGACCTGACGAAGCTGCGCATCCCGGTCGGCCGGCTGATCCTCAACGCCACCCGCCCGGCGCTGCTGGCCGGCAAGGTCACCCAGGCCGAGTTGCGTCGCGGGCTGGCCGCCGCCGGCCTGCCGACCGACCGGGCCACCGTCGCCGGGCTGCACTCCGAAGCCCGTGACCAGCTCATCCGGCGGAACCTCGAGGAGACACTCCGCGCCGAACTGGTCGAACTGGGGCTGCCCCTGGTCGAACTGCCCCTGCTGACCGAGGGCGTGGACCGGGTCGGTCTGGACATGATCGCCGACACCCTGCTCGACGCGCCGACCTGA